A single Vigna radiata var. radiata cultivar VC1973A chromosome 8, Vradiata_ver6, whole genome shotgun sequence DNA region contains:
- the LOC106772369 gene encoding CDP-diacylglycerol--glycerol-3-phosphate 3-phosphatidyltransferase 2, whose product MMSGFKLSTSAFIYVRTATKTKPLSWTPNTRTTPTQHRRRYIPSHSISKNQILGFTRSHKLPCLGRAGLVTDLGSPVPSPQPQPQPQLQAQSKPEPEPEPSKLLTLPTILTLGRVAAVPLLVATFYMDGWLGTAATTSIFVAASITDWLDGYLARKMKLKSSFGAFLDPVADKLMVAATLVLLCTRPLDAGVFGQAPWLLTIPAIAIIGREITMSAVREWAASQDSKLLEAVAVNNLGKWKTASQMTALTILLATRDLSHGGGAVILVGSGVALLYTSAGLALWSLIVYMKKIWRVLLR is encoded by the exons ATGATGTCGGGCTTTAAACTCAGCACCAGTGCTTTCATCTACGTTCGCACAGCCACCAAAACCAAACCCCTCTCATGGACCCCTAACACAAGAACAACCCCAACCCAACACCGCCGCAGGTACATTCCTTCTCATTCCATTTCCAAAAACCAAATCCTAGGGTTTACACGTTCACACAAATTGCCATGTTTGGGAAGAGCTGGTCTTGTCACGGATTTAGGTTCGCCGGTGCCATCACCACAGCCTCAACCTCAACCTCAACTTCAAGCTCAGTCTAAGCCTGAGCCAGAACCAGAACCTTCCAAATTGCTCACTCTGCCCACAATTCTTACTCTGGGTCGTGTCGCCGCAGTGCCACTTCTTGTTGCTA CTTTCTATATGGATGGTTGGCTCGGAACTGCTGCTACTACGAGTATTTTCGTCGCTGCATCAATCACAGATTGGCTTGATGGCTATCTTGCTCGCAAG ATGAAGTTGAAATCTTCGTTCGGGGCATTCTTAGATCCGGTAGCTGACAAG CTCATGGTTGCTGCCACACTGGTCTTATTGTGCACTAGACCTCTGGATGCTGGTGTGTTTGGACAAGCACCGTGGCTGCTGACTATACCTGCAATTGCCATAATTGGTAGAGAG ATAACCATGTCTGCAGTCAGGGAATGGGCTGCTTCCCAGGATAGCAAGCTTTTAGAG GCTGTTGCTGTAAATAACTTGGGGAAGTGGAAAACAGCCTCACAGATGACAGCATTAACAATCCTTCTTGCAACCCGGGACTTGAG ccATGGAGGAGGAGCTGTCATTTTAGTTGGCTCTGGTGTTGCTTTGCTTTATACTTCAGCAGGGCTTGCCTTATGGTCTTTAATTGTatatatgaagaaaatttgGAGGGTGTTGTTGAGGTAG